From one Helicoverpa zea isolate HzStark_Cry1AcR chromosome 10, ilHelZeax1.1, whole genome shotgun sequence genomic stretch:
- the LOC124633758 gene encoding dnaJ homolog subfamily C member 21 — MKCHYEVLCVPKEASASEIKKAYRRLALQWHPDKNLENLVEAKEQFQLVQNAYEVLSDPQERAWYDNHREQLLRGAGSSYNDDSLDVYPYFSPSCYKGFGDDPQGFYGVYNEVFSKLITEETDFLDDPEDVAKIPTFGNSTSPYEEVNEFYAYWMAFSTNKSYVWLDQYEISQGDNRRVIKLMEKENNKIRQKARKERNEEIRRLVSFVRRKDKRVIEHTKLLQEKAEENKRKAEQVRRERIIQRQKEIEEAKKKEGESSFLQSEDYQKKLSEIESLLAEEFGLSSDDDTISEGGMESSNEESSKTEEASEASKATPKPSKSKSAIKNLYCSACNKLFKNIKSFENHENSKKHKENVAKMTLDDDIDISENDDDEADVDAHEEVLVNEDKAEGDKMNGQTKDEGEHMGNSTSDIEDNEDNDFRETLSDDSDKVQALPKSQKKKKNKKKFVPMPESEGNDSHDEMSFNEIEGPSRSRKAKKFNMLKSQIQAKKEANLKKGSQSQTSTENLYEVSSTTPTDDALGEAALPKDRPALPKTQRNIKPKKMVDRKPVRTKTSETEDSSTALNLRCAVCETDFPSKNKLFEHLKKTGHSIPLPQTSCTPPTRKGKRANR, encoded by the exons atgaaGTGCCACTACGAAGTATTGTGTGTACCGAAAGAAGCATCAGCTTCTGAAATAAAGAAGGCTTACAGGCGCCTTGCATTGCAATGGCATCCCGACAAAAACTTAGAGAATTTAGTAGAGGCGAAAGAACAGTTTCAGCTTGTGCAGAATGCTTATGAAGTGCTTTCTGACCCCCAGGAGAGAGCTTG GTATGACAATCACAGAGAGCAGCTTCTTCGTGGAGCTGGGAGCTCCTACAATGATGACAGTCTTGATGTTTATCCTTACTTTAGTCCGTCCTGTTACAAAGGTTTTGGTGATGACCCACAAGGCTTCTATGGAGTTTATAATGAG GTATTCTCCAAACTGATAACTGAAGAAACTGACTTCCTAGATGACCCTGAGGATGTTGCCAAAATTCCTACATTTGGCAACTCTACCTCTCCGTATGAAGAAGTGAATGAATTTTATGCTTATTGGATGGCGTTCTCAACTAACAAAA GTTATGTATGGCTGGACCAGTACGAGATCTCACAAGGTGACAACAGGAGAGTCATCAAGTTGATggagaaagaaaataataaaattaggcAGAAAGCTCGGAAAGAGAGAAATGAGGAGATAAGGAGGCTTGTTAGCTTTGTCCGCAGGAAGGACAAGAGAGTCATAGAGCATACTAAACTGTTGCAGGAGAAAGCTGAAGAAAATAAAAGGAAG gCAGAACAAGTAAGAAGAGAAAGGATAATACAGAGACAAAAAGAAATAGAGGAAGCCAAGAAGAAAGAAGGTGAAAGCTCTTTCTTACAAAGTGAGGATTATCAAAAGAAATTAAGTGAAATTGAGTCACTTTTAGCTGAGGAATTTGGTCTATCTTCTGATGACGACACTATCAGTGAAGGGGGAATGGAAAGCAGTAATGAGGAAAGTTCTAAGACTGAGGAG GCCAGCGAGGCATCTAAAGCTACTCCGAAACCTTCAAAATCTAAATCAGCAATCAAAAATCTATATTGTTCAGCTTGTAACAAATTGTTTAAGAATATTAAATCATTTGAAAATCATGAAAACAGTAAGAAACACAAAGAAAATGTAGCTAAAATGACATTAGATGATGATATTGATATAtcggagaatgatgatgatgaagctgaTGTGGACGCCCATGAGGAAGTGTTAGTGAATGAAGATAAGGCTGAAGGTGACAAAATGAATGGCCAAACGAAGGATGAAGGAGAACATATGGGCAACTCTACTTCAGATATTGAAGATAATGAGGATAATGATTTTAGAGAGACTTTGAGTGACGATTCTGATAAAGTTCAG gCTTTACCCAAGAGtcagaaaaagaagaagaacaaaaagaaGTTTGTTCCAATGCCAGAAAGTGAAGGCAATGACAGTCATGATGAGATGAGTTTTAATGAAATAGAAGGACCATCACGTAGCAGAAAGGCTAAAAAGTTTAATATGCTCAAGAGTCAGATACAAGCTAAGAAAGAAGCTAACTTAAAGAAAGGTTCTCAATCTCAGACTTCTACAGAGAATTTATATGAAGTATCTAGTACTACTCCCACAGATGATGCGCTCGGTGAAGCAGCTCTGCCAAAGGACAGGCCCGCATTGCCCAAGACTCAGAGAAATATCAAACCAAAGAAGATGGTAGATAGAAAACCAGTGAGAACTAAAACAAGTGAAACAGAAGACTCGAGCACGGCGTTGAACCTCAGATGTGCAGTCTGTGAAACAGACTTCCCATCAAAGAATAAACTGTTTGAGCACTTAAAAAAGACAGGGCACTCCATACCTCTCCCTCAGACTAGCTGCACACCACCAACTAGGAAAGGTAAAAGAGCTAATAGGTAA
- the LOC124633998 gene encoding MORN repeat-containing protein 5-like, which yields MRDFTRAREIKCQAAPLDLTTRSRRMIKDFSTGSNYEGEFDYMGMNGYGEYTFPNGVRYEGSFKDGRMHGKGSLRYATEVGTCVIRGRFHNGIMVERSLLFSDTLEHNEDNWKYCLMPDRRFAVEYDIDLMPAGKSFLTADQPTKEIPPGYYDTGDGFYNPITKVICKYEDLSAITRAPSEREQQWILDNCRIGTEAPLGARMDLYERWLEPAWIQAPQPPPAAGIKTSTMTSFKRQSIISTSEFDYDKKPAFYDAAKTANLEEFMPKRRFRLAHDNIG from the exons ATGAGGGATTTTACTCGTGCACGTGAAATTAAATGCCA AGCAGCACCACTGGATTTAACGACCCGCTCTCGACGCATGATCAAGGATTTCAGCACTGGTTCTAATTATGAGGGCGAGTTCGACTATATGGGCATGAATGGCTATGGAGAGTATACATTTCCCAATG GAGTCCGCTATGAAGGCAGTTTCAAAGACGGACGTATGCACGGCAAAGGCTCCCTGCGCTATGCTACCGAGGTCGGTACATGCGTTATTCGTGGCAGGTTCCATAACGGCATCATGGTCGAGAGGTCACTGCTCTTCTCCGATACCCTGGAGCATAATGAGGACAATTGGAAGTACTGCTTGATGCCTGATAGAAG aTTCGCCGTAGAATACGACATAGATTTGATGCCAGCTGGCAAATCATTCCTGACTGCCGATCAACCTACAAAAGAGATACCCCCGGGTTATTATGACACGGGCGATGGCTTCTACAATCCAATAACTAAAGTCATATGCAAGTATGAGGATCTCAGTGCCATTACGAG AGCCCCATCAGAGCGTGAGCAGCAATGGATACTAGATAACTGTCGCATTGGCACTGAGGCCCCTCTAGGTGCTCGGATGGACCTGTACGAGCGATGGTTGGAGCCAGCCTGGATCCAGGCGCCACAACCGCCTCCGGCTGCTGGCATCAAGACCTCTACTATGACTTCCTTCAAGCGACAATCTATAATAAGTACTTCTGAGTTCGACTAT GACAAGAAGCCAGCATTCTACGACGCTGCAAAGACTGCTAATTTGGAAGAATTTAT GCCCAAGCGTAGATTCAGGCTTGCTCATGATAATATCGGATAA
- the LOC124633760 gene encoding transmembrane protein 230-like isoform X1 — MTLFLQHIKEQLKTLKMSRFRFGRQHDGYRLVSNDDSGFSDAQFEGPPPKIPWKAISLAAFLFVVGTALLIVGSLIVTGHIDTKYSDRLWPMIVLGCIMFLPGAYHIRIAYYAYKEYPGYSFADIPEFE; from the exons atgaCGTTATTCCTGCAACACATTAAAG AACAGCTGAAAACCTTGAAGATGTCCAGATTTCGCTTTGGACGACAGCATGATGGCTATCGTCTAGTCTCCAACGACGACAGCGGCTTTTCCGATGCACAATTTGAAGGACCTCCACCTAAAATACCTTGGAAAGCAATATCTTTGGCTGCGTTCTTATTTGTTGTGGGCACAGCACTACTTATTGTAGGCAGTTTAATTGTGACTGGCCACATAGACACTAAGTACTCAGACCGTTTGTGGCCAATGATAGTTTTAGGCTGTATAATGTTCTTGCCAGGAGCATATCACATTAGAATAGCATATTATGCATACAAGGAGTATCCTGGTTACAGTTTTGCTGACATTCCTGAGTTTGAATAG
- the LOC124633760 gene encoding transmembrane protein 230-like isoform X2 — protein sequence MIDIEQLKTLKMSRFRFGRQHDGYRLVSNDDSGFSDAQFEGPPPKIPWKAISLAAFLFVVGTALLIVGSLIVTGHIDTKYSDRLWPMIVLGCIMFLPGAYHIRIAYYAYKEYPGYSFADIPEFE from the exons ATGATTGATATTG AACAGCTGAAAACCTTGAAGATGTCCAGATTTCGCTTTGGACGACAGCATGATGGCTATCGTCTAGTCTCCAACGACGACAGCGGCTTTTCCGATGCACAATTTGAAGGACCTCCACCTAAAATACCTTGGAAAGCAATATCTTTGGCTGCGTTCTTATTTGTTGTGGGCACAGCACTACTTATTGTAGGCAGTTTAATTGTGACTGGCCACATAGACACTAAGTACTCAGACCGTTTGTGGCCAATGATAGTTTTAGGCTGTATAATGTTCTTGCCAGGAGCATATCACATTAGAATAGCATATTATGCATACAAGGAGTATCCTGGTTACAGTTTTGCTGACATTCCTGAGTTTGAATAG
- the LOC124633959 gene encoding uncharacterized protein LOC124633959, which produces MSRKPSMGSSYVTEKRLSQWEELMRKFSEAHKDTCKVASVDIPRVERSTKYFPTGSQYQGTWDVLGMSGFGEYTFPNGVTYEGDFLEGMFHGKGELRYSGGVCIRGKWNKGELTERTLVFNDSVEYSEKNWKYCSKQDRRFAIEYDIDLQPAGKSYLTADQPTKEIPYGYYDNGEGFYDPKTGVIYKYDDLSSIHRSPLKAEHTWIIENCRKNPEEPLGARQNLYEEFTGPHLRRREPPPPAAGIKNAMTFFRSQSIFEEDFDFSPEHSLHGFYDPSQVFAKSQQFTFDKPYIFYHGPNDRTMEFEAYSKDANDNAEFRDCDSEIVGSTMDFGSVSSDPS; this is translated from the exons ATGTCGAGAAAGCCGAGCATGGGATCTAG CTATGTAACAGAGAAAAGGTTGTCACAATGGGAAGAGCTCATGAGGAAATTTTCTGAAGCTCATAAAGACACATGCAA GGTAGCCTCAGTGGACATACCGCGCGTTGAACGGTCTACCAAATACTTCCCGACGGGATCACAGTATCAAGGCACGTGGGATGTGCTCGGAATGAGCGGTTTTGGAGAATATACCTTTCCTAATG GCGTAACATACGAAGGTGACTTCCTAGAAGGCATGTTCCACGGCAAAGGTGAGCTTCGATACAGTGGCGGTGTATGTATACGAGGAAAATGGAACAAGGGAGAGCTGACGGAACGAACCCTGGTCTTCAATGACAGCGTGGAGTACTCTGAGAAGAATTGGAAGTACTGCTCTAAACAGGATAGAag ATTCGCGATAGAATATGACATAGACCTGCAGCCTGCTGGCAAGTCTTACCTCACAGCCGACCAACCGACGAAGGAGATACCTTATGGATACTATGACAATGGGGAAGGGTTCTATGATCCTAAAACTGGAGtcatttataaatatgacgATCTCTCTTCCATACACAG ATCCCCATTAAAGGCTGAGCATACTTGGATTATAGAGAACTGTCGCAAAAACCCCGAAGAGCCTTTAGGGGCTCGTCAGAATTTGTACGAGGAGTTTACAGGGCCTCATCTGCGGAGACGCGAACCCCCACCTCCGGCGGCTGGTATTAAGAACGCCATGACCTTCTTCAGGTCACAGTCCATTTTTGAGGAGGATTTCGACTTC TCCCCCGAACATTCCCTACACGGATTCTACGACCCCTCGCAAGTTTTCGCGAAGAGCCAACAGTTTACCTTTGACAAACCATACATATTCTACCACGGACCTAATGATCGAACTATGGAGTTTGAAGCATATAGCAAAGATGCTAACGATAATGCAGAGTTTAGGGACTGTGACTCCGAAATAGTAGGGTCGACCATGGATTTTGGCAGTGTTTCAAGCGATCCAAGTTAA
- the LOC124633760 gene encoding uncharacterized protein LOC124633760 isoform X3 yields the protein MEAPRRAPGREGPALLRVASDGRACASRSVCRRSGPRVTAGGVRAPAAPRMRASAPQLTEYTNTQRHYMCYTGALPPYLHIEMAGILTLMYKIRTNKNIGWMAN from the exons ATGGAAGCGCCAAGGAGGGCTCCTGGCCGCGAGGGGCCGGCGTTGCTGCGCGTAGCGAGCGATGGGCGCGCGTGTGCCTCGAGGTCGGTTTGCCGGCGGAGTGGGCCGAGGGTGACAGCCGGCGGGGTGCGCGCGCCTGCAGCACCGCGCATGCGTGCCAGCGCGCCGCAACTTACTGAATACACCAACACGCAGCGCCACTACATGTGCTATACTGGCGCGCTGCCGCCTTACCTACATATCGAG atggcGGGCATTCTCACCCTCATGTACAAAATCAGAACAAATAAGAATATTGGATGGATGGCTAATTAA
- the LOC124634158 gene encoding MORN repeat-containing protein 5-like has translation MKRFTRKNMDKCKSLPLEFPRTAQVTKEFPTGTVYEGEYDQFDMNGYGEFTFASGVKYVGSFEDGLFHGRGELIFPHDDEVAVIRGRFHKGVMTERTLHFDDILDYRERDWKYCTMPDRRFAIEYIEKLKPGGSSYLTAEQPTKEIPEGFYDTGNGFFDPVKKVVFKYHDLSAIKRAPSIREQEWIMKNCRRGTIEPLGARSDLYESWTYPILKAGASPAPAAGTRQAPINISRKPSIFEYDGQDGDDDSRPLFYDFSAFASRFPDASSQNLSKRPVRY, from the exons ATGAAAAGGTTTACTCGGAAGAATATGGACAAATGCAA ATCACTGCCACTAGAATTTCCTCGAACGGCACAAGTAACGAAGGAGTTCCCAACTGGGACTGTTTATGAGGGGGAATATGATCAATTTGACATGAATGGTTATGGAGAATTCACATTCGCTAGTG GTGTTAAATATGTAGGGTCGTTCGAAGATGGTTTGTTTCACGGGAGAGGTGAACTAATATTCCCACATGACGATGAAGTGGCAGTCATTCGCGGTAGATTTCATAAAGGTGTTATGACTGAGAGGACTCTGCACTTCGATGATATATTGGACTACCGAGAGAGAGACTGGAAATATTGCACGATGCCTGATAGAAG GTTTGCTATAGAATACATAGAAAAACTAAAGCCTGGTGGCAGTTCCTACCTCACAGCCGAACAGCCCACGAAAGAGATACCTGAGGGTTTCTACGATACTGGAAATGGGTTCTTCGATCCAGTAAAGAAAGTCGTTTTTAAATATCATGACCTCTCAGCGATCAAGAG GGCTCCATCAATTCGCGAACAGGAATGGATAATGAAGAATTGTCGCAGAGGTACCATAGAGCCTCTTGGGGCCCGTTCGGACCTTTACGAGAGTTGGACTTATCCTATATTGAAGGCAGGAGCCAGCCCAGCACCGGCAGCTGGGACAAGACAAGCCCCGATAAATATCTCCAGGAAACCATCGATTTTCGAATACGATGGT caAGATGGTGATGACGACTCACGTCCACTTTTCTACGACTTTTCCGCGTTTGCATCGCGTTTCCCAGATGCTTCAAGCCAGAATCTTTCGAAACGTCCTGTACGGTATTAA